A region from the Candidatus Hydrogenedentota bacterium genome encodes:
- a CDS encoding alpha/beta fold hydrolase → MKPYAILHTVLGLIFFYCAAGATAQSAQPYPRITEEAYKARLPFFDYNKNVPLEARIVRDWDAERDPSVRQKVVFRGAQGFLVPGYIEIPKHAPKPCALVLLLHGWSGGKENWWEDGNYINGGEVRKGLLDDGFAVLALDAPAHGERSNEIDYLHVNAYKDPTAPEKINYFNFTEIAVQTVKDYRRALDYVSTRGDIDMRRIGIVGYSMGGMDSIYLLATEPRIKTAVACVPPMRSLDYGPVAPVDFTWGVKGKSILMLLGEKDGFYTVPEMNATYAAYIESPNSQIKWYNQDHKLTRVYVKDALAWIKSHL, encoded by the coding sequence ATGAAACCCTACGCAATTCTTCACACCGTTCTGGGCCTAATCTTCTTCTATTGTGCGGCCGGCGCGACGGCGCAATCGGCGCAGCCGTACCCGCGCATCACGGAGGAAGCCTACAAGGCGCGCCTCCCGTTCTTCGACTACAACAAGAACGTCCCGCTCGAGGCGCGCATCGTGCGCGACTGGGACGCCGAACGCGATCCCTCCGTGAGACAGAAGGTCGTGTTTCGCGGCGCACAAGGGTTCCTCGTGCCCGGCTACATCGAAATCCCGAAACACGCGCCGAAACCCTGCGCCCTCGTCTTGCTGCTGCACGGCTGGTCCGGCGGCAAGGAGAACTGGTGGGAGGACGGCAACTACATCAACGGCGGCGAGGTGCGCAAGGGCCTGCTTGACGACGGGTTCGCAGTGCTCGCGCTCGACGCACCCGCGCACGGCGAACGCAGCAACGAAATCGATTACCTCCACGTGAACGCCTACAAAGACCCAACGGCGCCGGAGAAAATCAACTACTTCAACTTTACGGAAATCGCCGTGCAAACGGTGAAGGACTACCGCCGCGCGCTCGACTATGTCTCCACCCGCGGCGACATCGATATGCGCCGCATCGGCATCGTCGGGTACAGCATGGGCGGCATGGATTCGATCTATCTCCTGGCCACGGAGCCGCGCATCAAGACCGCCGTCGCGTGCGTCCCGCCGATGCGGTCGCTCGATTACGGCCCGGTAGCGCCCGTCGACTTCACGTGGGGCGTGAAAGGCAAATCGATCCTCATGCTCCTGGGCGAAAAAGACGGCTTCTACACGGTGCCCGAGATGAACGCGACGTATGCCGCCTACATCGAAAGCCCCAACTCACAGATCAAATGGTACAACCAGGACCACAAACTGACGCGCGTCTACGTGAAGGACGCGCTCGCGTGGATCAAGTCACACCTGTAA
- a CDS encoding P-II family nitrogen regulator — MKHILAVIQPHMLQRVVRRLHECTHYPGMTISDCDGDGRGRGPDGHYVATMESLFLKPRKRIEIFCGDDVCDHLVETIREAAHTGNSGDGIIAVTEMTRAVRIHTGQQQDNAL; from the coding sequence ATGAAACACATCCTGGCGGTTATTCAACCACATATGCTGCAACGCGTCGTAAGGCGCTTGCACGAGTGCACACACTATCCGGGAATGACGATTTCGGATTGCGACGGCGACGGCCGAGGGCGCGGTCCGGACGGACACTATGTCGCCACGATGGAGTCGCTCTTCCTGAAACCGCGAAAACGGATCGAAATTTTCTGCGGCGATGACGTTTGCGACCACCTCGTAGAGACAATACGGGAAGCGGCACACACGGGCAACTCCGGCGACGGCATCATCGCCGTAACGGAAATGACGCGTGCCGTCCGAATTCACACCGGACAGCAACAAGACAACGCGCTGTAA
- a CDS encoding cobalamin biosynthesis protein CbiX, whose product MRTHSKIAIILVDHGSQHAEANDMLVEVARLVKTQAGGAIVEHAHMELAEPTVEQAFEACLAKGAEHVAVLPYFLAPGRHSTVDIPRLAAEAAGKFPGITYTVTEPLGIDWRMIDLVLRRVDEALAPEASRR is encoded by the coding sequence ATGAGGACGCATTCGAAGATCGCAATAATACTCGTTGACCACGGGTCGCAGCATGCGGAGGCGAACGACATGCTCGTCGAGGTTGCGCGCCTGGTGAAGACCCAGGCTGGCGGGGCGATTGTCGAGCATGCGCACATGGAGTTGGCCGAGCCGACCGTCGAGCAGGCGTTCGAGGCGTGTCTCGCGAAGGGAGCGGAACATGTTGCCGTTCTTCCGTACTTTCTTGCGCCGGGACGGCACAGTACCGTTGACATTCCGCGTTTGGCGGCGGAGGCGGCCGGCAAATTTCCCGGGATAACCTACACGGTGACGGAGCCGCTGGGAATCGATTGGCGCATGATCGACCTTGTACTGCGGCGGGTTGACGAAGCGTTGGCGCCCGAGGCTTCGCGTCGATGA
- a CDS encoding TolC family protein, with protein MIEERSLSNCIQTDPLDAMRERKRSIRVTLYLRTIRLCAVAAMGTMCLAQDGPSQPSLVAPDPAGDLALADCLGLVLEHNPDLAAYAWEPRLAEARTIQAGLRPNPVLNVEVQDIGIGKYGGETQSASSVTLNPSSALGSVSVDRDPNTGTTSVSLSPSRPIAVGFDKDRVADSSSGFDSAEITLSLSQVIELGGKRMKRIRVAQDEQRVVDMDYEVRRAEVLASAARAFYEVLLLQHRFDTATSFAQFAEEAHRITRERVAAGKLSPLEETRSEVDLRGIQLEAEHAEHELGSARIRLAAHWGSTTPRFAKVLGSLRVPAAPETVESFLSRIEQSPDVQRWIAERERRESEVHLERANGKPDVTVSAGVRATGTGGRAGASGYAWSLGDGLQLYRGNVDNSHDREFSVLFGVSVPLQFFNRNQGRIREAEAAVSQVSDEERALRVRIQAAIAAHWQTLNATYAEAKTLEEVILPKAQDAFDATQEGYRQGKFGLVDVLLSQRALFDAKRELLETVGRHYDAKVEMERYTGQAVNDGVAPANPAEGVTR; from the coding sequence ATGATTGAAGAGCGCAGTCTCTCAAATTGCATCCAAACTGATCCGCTCGACGCGATGCGCGAACGAAAGCGATCGATCCGAGTGACGTTGTATTTGCGAACGATCCGGCTTTGCGCCGTTGCCGCGATGGGCACGATGTGCTTGGCGCAGGACGGGCCGTCCCAGCCTTCGCTCGTCGCGCCCGATCCGGCCGGCGACTTGGCGCTCGCGGATTGCCTTGGCCTGGTGCTCGAACACAATCCAGATCTTGCCGCCTACGCATGGGAACCGCGATTGGCGGAGGCGCGCACGATTCAAGCAGGGTTGCGGCCGAATCCGGTTCTGAATGTTGAAGTTCAGGACATTGGCATCGGGAAGTACGGAGGCGAGACGCAATCCGCGTCCAGCGTTACGCTGAATCCGTCGAGCGCACTTGGCAGCGTGAGCGTGGATCGCGATCCGAATACGGGTACGACCAGCGTCTCGTTAAGTCCGTCCCGGCCGATCGCGGTTGGATTCGATAAGGACAGAGTAGCCGACTCGTCGAGCGGTTTCGATTCCGCCGAGATTACATTGAGCCTTTCGCAAGTTATCGAGTTGGGCGGAAAGCGAATGAAGCGAATCCGTGTCGCTCAGGACGAACAGCGTGTGGTGGACATGGATTACGAGGTCCGCCGCGCGGAAGTCCTGGCGTCGGCTGCCAGGGCCTTTTACGAAGTCTTGTTGCTGCAGCATCGCTTCGACACGGCGACGTCGTTCGCGCAATTCGCCGAAGAGGCCCATCGTATAACGCGCGAGCGCGTTGCCGCGGGGAAACTGTCGCCGCTCGAGGAAACGCGAAGCGAAGTAGACCTGCGCGGTATACAGCTCGAGGCCGAACATGCCGAACATGAACTCGGTTCCGCCCGCATACGGCTCGCGGCGCACTGGGGCTCGACCACGCCCCGCTTCGCCAAGGTCTTAGGGTCCTTGCGCGTGCCTGCCGCTCCCGAGACCGTCGAAAGCTTCCTCTCGCGAATCGAACAATCGCCGGACGTGCAGCGGTGGATCGCCGAACGGGAGCGCCGCGAGTCCGAGGTGCATCTCGAACGCGCAAACGGAAAACCGGACGTCACGGTGTCCGCGGGCGTTCGCGCCACCGGCACGGGCGGCCGCGCCGGCGCCAGTGGATATGCTTGGTCCCTCGGCGACGGACTTCAACTGTACCGCGGAAACGTTGACAACTCGCACGATCGGGAATTCAGTGTCCTGTTCGGCGTGTCCGTTCCGCTGCAATTCTTTAATCGAAATCAGGGACGCATACGCGAAGCCGAAGCCGCCGTCTCGCAGGTGTCGGACGAAGAGCGCGCGCTTCGCGTCCGTATTCAAGCGGCAATTGCCGCGCACTGGCAGACGTTAAACGCGACCTATGCAGAAGCAAAGACCTTGGAAGAAGTCATACTGCCCAAAGCCCAAGACGCGTTCGATGCAACACAAGAAGGGTATCGTCAGGGCAAATTCGGCTTGGTGGACGTGTTGCTGAGTCAGCGGGCGTTGTTCGACGCGAAGCGCGAACTGCTCGAGACCGTTGGGCGGCACTACGACGCGAAGGTCGAAATGGAGCGCTATACCGGCCAGGCCGTTAACGACGGCGTCGCCCCCGCAAACCCGGCTGAAGGAGTTACTCGATGA
- a CDS encoding efflux RND transporter periplasmic adaptor subunit encodes MKAISLALTAILLIAGGAVFVYIVNSEPPSVDTSEEHAGAPAKAEYERGPHNGRLLRSGDLELEITIFESGIPPEFHIFPYSDGKPLPPDDVQLTIDLHRFGGRTDRIAFVSREDYLLGQQVVEEPHSFDVDVKATYNGQSHDWQFASYEGRTTMAEAAAVQAGVEFAVAGPISVNDSIELPGEIALDADRLVHITPRLSGVAREVKKAMGDKVQANELLAVIDSKELADIKSEYLAAVERQELAQARYKIESDLHAKKISADQELLQARQVLAEAGIAVRSAKQKLESLGLPDTAITSGGNSLTHFELRSPINGTIIEKHLALGEAVQESDDCFVIADLSNVWVKIVVYATDLKRLRPGQKAVVRSADLDISAEGAVSFIGDLVGQETRTAHAIVNIPNPEGLWRPGLYVTVELVDDAELELPIAVPADAIQEFRDWSVVFMRDGDLYEICPIELGRNFGDWVEVTSGLEAGVTYVSKNSYLIKADIEKSGATHDH; translated from the coding sequence ATGAAGGCTATTAGTCTGGCGCTTACCGCAATTCTGCTGATTGCCGGCGGCGCCGTTTTCGTTTACATCGTCAATTCGGAGCCGCCGTCGGTTGACACGAGCGAGGAACATGCCGGAGCGCCCGCCAAGGCGGAATACGAACGCGGACCTCACAATGGACGACTCCTGCGGAGCGGCGATCTGGAGTTGGAGATCACGATCTTCGAGTCCGGCATTCCGCCCGAATTCCACATCTTCCCGTATAGCGACGGCAAACCGCTTCCGCCGGACGACGTCCAGTTGACAATTGATCTCCACCGGTTCGGCGGGCGGACCGACCGCATCGCGTTTGTTTCGCGGGAGGACTACCTCCTCGGCCAGCAAGTCGTCGAGGAACCCCACTCCTTCGACGTGGACGTCAAGGCAACCTACAATGGCCAATCCCACGATTGGCAATTCGCAAGCTACGAGGGCCGCACCACGATGGCGGAGGCCGCCGCGGTCCAGGCAGGGGTCGAGTTCGCCGTAGCGGGCCCAATCTCTGTGAACGACTCGATCGAACTGCCCGGTGAGATCGCATTGGACGCCGACCGGCTCGTGCACATTACCCCGCGCCTGTCCGGCGTTGCCCGTGAAGTCAAGAAAGCAATGGGCGACAAGGTGCAGGCGAACGAGTTGCTCGCGGTGATCGACAGCAAAGAACTTGCCGATATCAAGAGCGAATACCTGGCCGCCGTCGAGCGGCAGGAACTCGCGCAAGCCCGATACAAAATTGAAAGCGACCTGCACGCGAAAAAAATCTCGGCGGACCAGGAACTGCTTCAAGCCCGGCAAGTCCTGGCGGAAGCGGGAATCGCCGTCCGAAGCGCAAAACAAAAGCTCGAATCGCTCGGATTGCCGGATACCGCGATTACGTCCGGCGGAAACTCCCTCACCCACTTCGAACTGCGCTCGCCGATTAACGGCACGATTATCGAGAAACACCTGGCGCTCGGCGAGGCCGTCCAGGAAAGCGACGACTGCTTTGTCATCGCAGACCTGAGCAACGTCTGGGTGAAGATCGTCGTCTACGCGACCGATCTCAAACGCTTGCGGCCCGGCCAGAAAGCGGTCGTACGCTCCGCAGACTTGGACATCTCCGCCGAAGGCGCCGTGTCCTTCATCGGCGACTTAGTCGGTCAGGAAACCCGGACCGCACACGCGATCGTAAATATCCCCAACCCCGAGGGCCTCTGGCGCCCCGGCCTTTATGTCACCGTGGAACTCGTTGACGACGCCGAATTGGAGCTTCCAATCGCGGTGCCGGCCGATGCGATCCAGGAGTTTCGGGACTGGTCAGTCGTCTTTATGCGGGACGGCGACCTGTACGAAATATGTCCAATCGAATTGGGGAGGAATTTCGGCGACTGGGTCGAAGTGACCTCCGGACTCGAGGCGGGCGTGACGTACGTAAGCAAGAACAGCTACCTGATCAAGGCGGATATTGAGAAGTCGGGCGCTACCCACGACCACTGA